A section of the Deltaproteobacteria bacterium genome encodes:
- a CDS encoding glutathione S-transferase family protein: MLVKGKWKTDWYKADDKGRFVRPETVFRSQVTADGSSGFKAEAGRYHLYVSLACPWAHRTLIMRKLKKLENSISLSIVDPFMGDDGWAFSTAEGCIPDSVNGCAFLREVYVKADPKYTGRVTVPILWDKETKSIVNNESRRIMRMLDTEFDAIGDGSINFCPAPLQEKIDETIEAIYMPINNGVYRAGFAATQEAYDEAAEELFSALDYWDDVLSGSRYLCGHAITEADWCMFTTLIRFDPVYYTHFKCNLRHIYEYENLWNYLKELYRMPGIEETCNFRHIKAHYYLSHRHINPSGIIPAGPKIDLTTGHDRNRFD; encoded by the coding sequence ATGCTCGTTAAGGGCAAGTGGAAAACCGACTGGTATAAGGCCGATGACAAGGGACGCTTTGTAAGGCCCGAAACGGTTTTTCGAAGCCAGGTGACGGCCGACGGATCGTCAGGCTTCAAAGCGGAAGCAGGCCGCTATCACCTTTACGTCTCCCTTGCCTGCCCATGGGCCCATCGCACACTGATCATGCGAAAGCTTAAAAAGCTGGAAAATTCAATTTCTCTTTCAATTGTCGATCCCTTTATGGGAGATGACGGCTGGGCCTTCAGCACAGCTGAAGGATGTATCCCCGACAGCGTCAACGGTTGCGCTTTCCTGAGAGAAGTCTATGTTAAAGCCGATCCCAAATATACGGGCAGGGTAACCGTCCCCATACTTTGGGACAAGGAAACAAAGAGCATCGTAAATAACGAATCAAGACGGATTATGAGAATGCTCGATACCGAATTTGACGCTATTGGTGATGGTTCAATAAATTTTTGTCCCGCCCCCTTGCAGGAGAAGATTGACGAGACAATAGAAGCCATTTATATGCCCATAAACAACGGCGTCTACCGTGCCGGTTTTGCTGCGACACAGGAAGCCTATGACGAAGCGGCAGAAGAACTTTTTTCCGCACTCGACTATTGGGATGATGTTCTCAGCGGATCCAGATACCTTTGCGGCCATGCAATTACCGAAGCCGACTGGTGCATGTTCACCACGCTTATACGCTTTGATCCTGTCTACTATACCCACTTTAAATGTAATTTAAGGCACATTTACGAATATGAAAATCTCTGGAACTACCTGAAAGAACTGTACCGCATGCCCGGTATTGAGGAAACCTGCAATTTTCGGCACATAAAAGCGCACTATTACCTGAGCCACAGACATATTAATCCTTCAGGAATTATTCCCGCAGGGCCAAAAATCGATTTAACGACCGGCCATGACCGGAACAGATTTGATTGA
- a CDS encoding response regulator: protein MPIIVWYSFYKKKAKRLMIYDLNNIERKRAKILIVDDNSRDQEMVACLCNKIGYEVIVAGNGPDALDKAIHESPDLILMDVMLPLLDGFEATKMIRENEKTKHIPVIILTSLDARNDRIKGMEHGANDYISKPFNIKELTLRIKNNLIGKDYRDFLEGYNRRLEEEVEKRTEALNNALEQTKSSYIEAIQKLNEAVVYKDSKTGAHIKRLSLYCKELALALGMGNSFVEAIHYASPMHDLGKVGIPDAILRKHGKLTQNEWEVMKSHTIIGANILKDAKSPFMKMAEEIALSHHEKWNGSGYPYGLSGNEIPLTGRIVNIADQYDALRSSRPYKGCIDHSKATSIILKGCDRSKPGDYDPEILNAFRKIAARFEDIFTSAHSKGDIFNI from the coding sequence ATGCCAATTATTGTCTGGTATTCTTTTTATAAAAAGAAAGCAAAGCGCCTTATGATATACGACCTTAATAACATTGAAAGAAAAAGAGCTAAAATTCTTATTGTCGATGACAATTCACGGGACCAGGAAATGGTGGCCTGCCTGTGTAATAAGATCGGTTATGAAGTCATCGTCGCCGGCAATGGGCCTGATGCGCTCGACAAGGCAATTCATGAATCACCGGACCTTATTTTAATGGATGTCATGCTTCCCCTTTTAGACGGTTTTGAAGCAACAAAGATGATCAGGGAGAATGAAAAAACCAAACACATACCGGTTATCATTCTCACTTCTCTCGATGCCCGTAATGACAGGATAAAAGGAATGGAGCACGGAGCAAATGATTATATCAGCAAACCCTTTAATATTAAGGAACTTACCTTAAGAATAAAAAACAACCTCATAGGAAAGGACTACCGTGACTTCCTGGAAGGCTACAACAGGCGTCTCGAGGAAGAGGTGGAAAAGAGAACGGAAGCCCTTAATAATGCCCTTGAACAGACAAAAAGCAGCTATATAGAAGCGATCCAGAAACTCAATGAAGCCGTCGTTTATAAAGACAGCAAGACAGGAGCACACATTAAAAGGCTCAGTCTTTATTGCAAAGAACTGGCCCTGGCATTGGGAATGGGCAATAGTTTTGTCGAAGCCATTCATTACGCTTCCCCCATGCATGACCTGGGCAAAGTAGGCATTCCCGATGCCATATTGCGTAAACATGGGAAATTAACACAAAATGAATGGGAGGTAATGAAAAGCCATACCATCATAGGCGCCAATATTTTAAAAGACGCTAAATCACCCTTTATGAAAATGGCCGAGGAGATTGCGCTGTCCCATCACGAAAAGTGGAACGGTTCCGGCTATCCTTACGGTTTAAGTGGAAATGAGATCCCTCTTACGGGACGCATAGTAAATATTGCCGACCAGTACGATGCGCTCAGAAGTTCGAGGCCCTATAAGGGATGTATTGATCACAGCAAGGCTACTTCCATCATTCTAAAGGGCTGCGACAGATCAAAACCCGGGGATTATGACCCTGAAATACTGAATGCTTTCCGGAAAATTGCCGCCAGGTTCGAAGATATTTTCACATCGGCCCATTCAAAAGGGGACATTTTTAACATCTGA
- a CDS encoding response regulator, with product MEKILVVDDEHFVREFVKDALTEALYDVIEAENGNEGVIKAVREVPDLIILDIVMPEMDGIEVCKQIRETVACRNTPIIMHTSMDESRLIEKAMKAGASDYMLKPIKAEMLLIRVKNNLRLVTEIKNNSALREELETANNVIDALNEKISSSQIIDLSDEV from the coding sequence ATGGAAAAAATTCTGGTTGTTGATGATGAGCATTTCGTAAGAGAATTTGTAAAAGACGCACTGACAGAGGCGCTGTATGATGTTATTGAGGCTGAAAATGGTAATGAGGGGGTCATTAAGGCTGTCAGGGAAGTACCTGACCTCATCATACTCGATATTGTTATGCCTGAAATGGATGGTATTGAGGTCTGCAAGCAGATAAGGGAAACCGTTGCCTGCCGGAACACACCCATTATTATGCATACATCAATGGATGAATCAAGGCTTATTGAAAAGGCTATGAAAGCAGGAGCCAGTGACTATATGCTTAAACCTATTAAAGCGGAGATGCTTCTCATAAGAGTAAAAAACAACTTGAGGCTGGTAACAGAGATTAAAAATAATAGCGCTCTCAGGGAAGAACTTGAAACTGCCAATAACGTAATTGATGCTCTAAATGAAAAAATTTCAAGTAGTCAGATTATTGATTTGTCGGATGAAGTTTGA